Proteins from one Verrucomicrobiota bacterium genomic window:
- a CDS encoding RHS repeat-associated core domain-containing protein, whose amino-acid sequence MTHYSYSYSLDSLGRRTTRSESTLQGAKRDSYAYDPISQLTGVNYASGARTTYAYDAVGNRTSVTTTASGSGSGSGNSTTIPYLANACNQYTRIGGLLVSSDANGNLTSDQNGNTYTYDAQYIAVGTAWIECAAAQPQAIAVGRDERARASQNRVATARSGTNTMSVSYDARNRVVSRTINGVTTSYAYDGWNLIEDYDASGNELARYIHGPQSDDILAKISPTGAVYYIQDGNQNVTTITDGTGAVQERYSYDVYGTATITDASGNTLTVSGVGNRFLFTGRELISQIGIYDYRNRVYSATLGRFLQTDPIRFEAGDINIYRYVGNGPVNGTDPMGLYCQEGDASIDTDGDPNYNKYGTDGKYPDNKHSDKTSAGDKYDPTSPGVNAPYESYAHVGDHVKIEANGKSVDAVVFDKTDKAHAKEHTNKPEFNEAAAKALGLGVEHNNKSGPYPFFPGDKSHGQVHTKILF is encoded by the coding sequence ATGACACATTATTCCTACAGCTACAGCCTTGATAGCCTCGGTCGCCGCACCACCCGCTCAGAAAGCACCCTCCAGGGTGCTAAGCGCGATAGCTACGCCTATGACCCGATCAGCCAGCTCACCGGAGTGAACTATGCCAGTGGGGCAAGGACTACCTATGCCTATGATGCTGTGGGTAACAGGACAAGCGTCACCACGACCGCAAGTGGAAGTGGAAGTGGGAGTGGCAATAGCACCACCATCCCATACCTAGCCAATGCGTGTAACCAGTACACCAGGATTGGTGGACTCCTAGTGAGCTCCGATGCCAATGGCAACCTCACGAGCGATCAGAATGGCAATACCTACACCTACGATGCTCAATACATAGCCGTGGGAACGGCTTGGATAGAGTGTGCAGCAGCACAGCCCCAAGCTATAGCGGTGGGGCGAGACGAGCGGGCGCGAGCGAGTCAAAATAGGGTTGCAACAGCACGGAGCGGTACCAACACTATGAGCGTGAGCTACGATGCACGCAATCGAGTCGTGAGTCGCACCATCAATGGAGTCACAACTTCCTATGCCTACGATGGATGGAACCTCATTGAGGATTACGATGCGAGTGGTAACGAACTCGCCCGCTACATCCATGGGCCGCAGAGTGATGACATATTGGCTAAGATCTCTCCCACTGGTGCGGTGTACTACATCCAGGATGGGAACCAAAACGTGACGACGATCACTGATGGCACAGGAGCCGTTCAGGAACGCTACAGCTATGATGTCTATGGTACAGCGACCATCACGGATGCTTCTGGCAATACTCTGACCGTATCAGGAGTGGGGAACCGTTTCCTCTTCACCGGGCGCGAACTGATAAGCCAAATCGGCATCTACGACTATCGGAATCGCGTTTACTCAGCGACGCTGGGGCGATTCCTCCAAACCGATCCGATCAGGTTCGAGGCCGGGGATATCAATATCTATCGCTATGTGGGGAATGGGCCGGTGAATGGGACGGATCCGATGGGGTTATACTGTCAAGAAGGCGATGCAAGTATTGACACTGACGGAGATCCTAATTACAATAAGTATGGTACCGATGGTAAATATCCTGATAATAAACATAGCGATAAAACATCAGCAGGTGATAAATATGATCCTACTTCACCAGGCGTAAATGCACCTTATGAATCATATGCGCATGTCGGAGACCATGTCAAAATTGAAGCAAATGGAAAATCTGTGGATGCTGTAGTATTTGATAAAACTGATAAAGCTCATGCAAAAGAACATACCAACAAACCTGAATTTAACGAAGCTGCTGCAAAGGCTTTAGGCCTTGGTGTAGAGCATAATAATAAAAGTGGTCCATATCCCTTTTTTCCGGGCGACAAAAGCCACGGTCAAGTTCATACCAAAATACTTTTTTAG
- a CDS encoding RHS repeat-associated core domain-containing protein, with the protein MSRTINGVTTSYAYDGWNLIEDYDGAGNELARYIHGPQSDDILAKISPTGAVYYIQDGNHNVTAITDGTGAVQERYSYDVYGTATITDAAGNVLTVSGQGNRFMFTGREFVSQIGLYDYRNRVYSATLGRFLQTDPIRFEAGDINIYRYVGNGPVSGTDPMGLCPFNPAYNPGLGNNNVLGGGYAPNLPGGTDPGANFKGLGIAALGAAAIATGGEALVAAAPAIGALATAGFNAAVGYAIQNPQQVVNAANNLGNVIEGAIYPTPPSNRAQLLGNIGSIIYNSINP; encoded by the coding sequence GTGAGTCGCACCATCAATGGAGTCACAACTTCCTATGCCTATGATGGCTGGAACCTCATTGAGGATTATGACGGCGCAGGCAATGAGTTAGCCCGCTACATCCATGGGCCTCAGAGTGATGACATATTGGCTAAAATCTCTCCTACTGGTGCGGTGTACTATATCCAGGATGGGAACCATAATGTCACAGCGATCACTGATGGCACAGGAGCCGTTCAGGAACGCTACAGCTATGATGTCTATGGTACAGCGACCATCACGGATGCTGCGGGGAATGTGCTGACGGTTTCCGGTCAGGGCAATCGGTTTATGTTCACGGGAAGGGAGTTCGTTTCTCAAATCGGGCTGTATGACTATCGGAATCGCGTTTACTCAGCGACGCTGGGTCGATTCCTCCAAACCGATCCGATCAGGTTCGAGGCCGGGGATATCAATATCTACCGGTATGTGGGGAATGGGCCGGTGAGTGGGACCGATCCGATGGGGTTGTGCCCTTTTAACCCAGCTTACAATCCAGGGCTGGGCAACAATAATGTACTAGGTGGAGGGTATGCTCCCAATCTGCCCGGAGGAACTGATCCGGGTGCCAACTTCAAGGGTTTAGGAATAGCAGCTTTAGGCGCGGCGGCAATTGCAACTGGAGGAGAGGCTTTGGTAGCCGCTGCTCCGGCTATTGGAGCCTTAGCAACTGCTGGCTTCAATGCTGCTGTGGGGTATGCTATCCAGAATCCACAGCAGGTTGTGAATGCAGCCAATAATTTAGGGAATGTTATTGAGGGGGCTATATATCCTACTCCGCCATCAAATCGTGCGCAATTGTTAGGAAACATTGGTTCAATTATTTATAATAGCATTAATCCTTAG
- a CDS encoding RHS repeat-associated core domain-containing protein — protein MTTITDSTGAMQERYTYDVYGTAAITDGAGNVLTVSGQGNRFLFTGRELISQIGIYDYRNRVYSATLGRFLQTDPIRFQAGDINIYRYVGNGPVNGIDPSGECQWESHL, from the coding sequence GTGACTACGATCACTGATAGCACGGGGGCCATGCAGGAACGCTACACCTATGATGTCTATGGGACAGCGGCCATCACGGATGGCGCAGGGAATGTGCTGACGGTTTCCGGTCAGGGCAACCGTTTCCTCTTCACAGGCCGTGAACTGATTAGCCAAATCGGCATTTATGATTACAGGAACAGGGTCTATAGCGCGACGCTGGGGAGGTTTTTACAGACCGATCCGATCAGGTTCCAAGCAGGAGATATTAATATCTACCGATATGTGGGGAATGGGCCGGTGAATGGGATTGATCCGAGTGGGGAGTGCCAATGGGAATCTCACCTCTGA
- the aat gene encoding leucyl/phenylalanyl-tRNA--protein transferase, which yields MKSGIPPDLLLEAYASGIFPMGMPDGEIRWYSPDPRGILPLEEFHTPHGLKRILKNRSWDVRIDTAFQEVMQACASREETWITEVIAESYTLLFESGHAHSVEVWQDDKLAGGLYGVSIGGAFFGESMFHRVTDASKVALWHLVEILKKGGFTLLDSQWTTPHLEQFGAREIPRTDYLEKLATALTIKTTFSKPRNFL from the coding sequence ATGAAAAGTGGTATCCCTCCCGATCTGCTCTTGGAGGCCTATGCCTCGGGGATCTTCCCGATGGGGATGCCTGACGGGGAAATCCGTTGGTACTCGCCCGACCCCAGAGGCATCCTCCCGCTGGAGGAATTTCACACGCCGCACGGACTCAAGAGGATTCTCAAAAACCGTAGCTGGGATGTCCGTATCGACACGGCGTTTCAAGAGGTCATGCAGGCCTGTGCGTCACGCGAAGAGACTTGGATTACGGAAGTGATCGCAGAGAGCTATACCCTCCTTTTTGAGAGCGGCCATGCTCATTCGGTGGAGGTCTGGCAGGATGATAAGCTGGCGGGGGGACTCTATGGAGTCTCCATCGGCGGAGCCTTCTTCGGAGAGTCGATGTTCCACCGTGTCACCGATGCCTCGAAGGTCGCGCTCTGGCATCTCGTGGAGATCTTGAAAAAGGGGGGCTTTACATTGCTCGACAGCCAATGGACCACCCCCCATCTGGAACAATTCGGTGCCAGGGAAATTCCACGGACTGACTATCTGGAAAAACTGGCCACCGCACTTACCATAAAAACCACTTTCTCAAAGCCGCGTAATTTCCTTTGA
- the guaA gene encoding glutamine-hydrolyzing GMP synthase translates to MPTLSKKIVKTAVKKSPAKSSKPSKAPKALKTPKATSKIVILDFGSQYTQVIARRVRECRVFSEILPHTTKASEIVADGTVKGIILSGGPASVYAPKAPKVDPAIYDLGLPILGICYGMQLLSRDLGGSVARSTHREYGKGVLSTIGASPLFKGLPKKIDVWNSHGDRVEKLPKGFTAIGQTENAPHAVIADAKRKIYGMQFHPEVHHTPKGKAIIQNFIHGICGCPSDWTMESFIERICAQIRDQVGDGRVILGLSGGVDSSVAAALIHKAIGDQLTCIFVDNGLLRSGERDAVGRLFGRNFKIRLKIVDGADRFLGKLKGVTDPEKKRKIIGTEFIRIFERSAEELRKSAKGSKHPFRFLAQGTLYPDVIESVSIAGNPASLIKSHHNVGGLPEDMKFELVEPLRQLFKDEVREVGRELGLPQEVVDRQPFPGPGLAVRIIGAITPERLRIVRDADAIVLQEMKASGWYFKVWQSFAVLLPVQSVGVMGDERTYDYTIALRVVESQDGMTADWVRLPYDLLAKISSRIINEVKGVNRCVLDVSSKPPATIEWE, encoded by the coding sequence ATGCCAACCCTGTCTAAAAAAATTGTGAAAACCGCAGTCAAGAAGTCACCCGCTAAATCCTCCAAGCCTTCCAAAGCACCAAAAGCCCTCAAGACACCTAAGGCAACATCCAAGATCGTCATCCTCGATTTTGGATCCCAATACACGCAGGTTATTGCCCGACGCGTGCGTGAGTGCCGGGTCTTTTCCGAGATCCTGCCTCACACAACCAAGGCCAGCGAGATCGTCGCTGACGGGACCGTAAAGGGGATCATCCTCTCGGGTGGTCCCGCAAGCGTCTACGCTCCGAAGGCCCCGAAGGTTGACCCAGCGATCTACGATCTGGGCCTTCCGATCCTCGGTATCTGCTACGGCATGCAGCTCCTCTCCCGCGATCTGGGTGGATCCGTGGCCCGCTCCACCCATCGTGAGTATGGAAAGGGGGTTCTTTCCACCATCGGCGCTTCACCGCTCTTCAAGGGGTTACCCAAGAAGATCGATGTCTGGAACAGCCATGGCGACCGCGTTGAGAAATTGCCCAAGGGCTTCACCGCCATCGGGCAGACCGAAAACGCACCCCATGCGGTCATCGCTGATGCCAAAAGAAAAATTTATGGAATGCAGTTCCATCCCGAGGTGCACCACACCCCGAAGGGAAAGGCCATCATCCAGAACTTCATCCATGGTATCTGCGGTTGCCCGAGCGACTGGACAATGGAGTCTTTCATTGAGCGCATCTGCGCGCAGATCCGCGACCAGGTAGGTGACGGGCGCGTGATTCTCGGGCTCAGCGGCGGGGTAGATTCGAGCGTGGCGGCGGCACTCATCCACAAGGCGATCGGTGATCAGCTCACCTGTATCTTCGTTGATAATGGGCTTCTGCGTTCTGGGGAGCGGGATGCGGTCGGCAGGCTCTTCGGGCGAAATTTCAAAATCCGGCTAAAGATCGTCGATGGGGCCGATCGCTTCCTCGGGAAGCTCAAGGGAGTCACCGACCCCGAGAAAAAGCGCAAGATCATCGGAACCGAATTCATCCGCATCTTCGAGCGCTCAGCCGAGGAGCTCCGGAAATCGGCTAAGGGCTCGAAGCACCCCTTCCGCTTTCTTGCGCAGGGGACTCTCTATCCCGATGTCATCGAGAGCGTCTCCATCGCCGGGAATCCCGCCTCGCTCATCAAGAGCCACCACAATGTCGGTGGTCTCCCGGAGGATATGAAATTCGAGCTCGTGGAGCCACTGCGTCAGCTCTTCAAGGACGAGGTCCGCGAGGTGGGTCGCGAACTGGGGCTCCCCCAGGAAGTGGTCGACCGTCAGCCTTTCCCCGGCCCAGGCCTGGCCGTTCGCATCATTGGTGCGATCACGCCGGAGCGTCTCCGCATCGTGCGCGACGCCGACGCGATCGTCCTTCAGGAAATGAAGGCCTCGGGCTGGTACTTTAAGGTCTGGCAGTCCTTCGCCGTCCTCTTGCCGGTCCAGTCGGTCGGCGTGATGGGTGACGAGCGCACCTACGACTACACGATCGCCCTGCGCGTCGTAGAGAGCCAGGATGGCATGACTGCCGACTGGGTGCGTTTGCCGTATGACTTGCTGGCCAAGATCTCCAGCCGCATCATCAACGAGGTGAAGGGTGTGAACCGCTGCGTGCTGGATGTCTCCAGCAAGCCGCCCGCCACCATCGAGTGGGAGTAA